The DNA segment GATGAGGAGCGCACCGCCCAGGGTCAGGCCTCCGCGCAGAAACTCGAAACCGGGCATCTTCGGCAGGATGAACATCGCGGAGATGCCGGCGGCCAGGATCAGGATGCCGGTGAGGAGAATGTGGGCGCGCATGGCGGAAAGGGAAACGCAACTCGGCCCGCTGGCAAGCCGCGCGTTACTTCAGAGTGAAAGCTCCGGCTCGAACCAGCAGCCCCAATCGGATTGGATGCCATCCCCGGCGTCCTCCACGGTGAACTCCAGCTCTTTCACCCCGTCCATCGCCAGTTCATAGCTGCGGAGGGTTCCGGGGGTGGTTTTCCCGGAGCGCCACAGTTCCTTGCCGTCGCCCTTGATCACGAACTCGCACGATCCACTGGAGATGCCATCGGGAAAACCGGCGTGGCCCTTCAGCGTCTTCCATTTTCCGCCCAGGTCCCAACGGTGGCTGGCAGGTGCGTGGGCATAGATCCCCCGTGAGAACAGTCTGGCTCCGCAGGAAAGCAGTAGAGCGTCATCTGGCAGCCGGTTCGGTTTGGCCTTCCCGTAGCCGACCTTGGATCCGGTCATTGATGCTTCGGAAAGCAGACAGGGGTTGCCGGATTCATCGGCGGGGGCTTTCCCCGCGCGGAATCCGAGGGAGGCGGCGATGACTTCGCCTGCCTCGAGAACCTTCGGATCAGGTTTTGCATCGGCGATTTTCCGCAGGCTGTCCCGGGCGGCCATGGTGGAGGCCGCGGCGACCTCCGCCAACAGCGGGCGCAGGATGACGGCTGCCTCTGCGGCGGACGTGTTCACGGTTCCATCCTTCTCCAGCCGGTAGGGGAAGATAAACCGGGCCGTCGGGGAGGCAAAGGAACTGGCGGCTCCATTCGCCTGGAGCATCACCACGCGGAAGACTCCGGCTTTCCCGGGAGTCAGGGCGTCGGCTTCCAGGGTGAAGTTTCCGCTGGAATCCGGTACCGCCGTGCAGGTGGTGGCGTCATAGTCACCGCCACCCGCCGGGTCCATGTAGCCGACGACCGCATAAACCGGTGGATCCGCCACCACGTTTGCGGAGAAGCTGAAACTTTTGCCATGGTTGGTGATCCGGATGTCGGTCGGCGTGGCGTTGGCCGGGGTATCGATCCCTTTCGCGGAGCCGGAGAAAATAGGGTGGGAAGCCAGCCTCAGGCCGTGGGCGAGCGTCAGAAATGAACCCTTCCCTTCACCCCGCAACTGGTCCCCATAGGAGCGGTTGCCGGAACCCATCAGCGCGGTGCCGAACGCTTCCTTTTCGTCCGGCCGTTCGCAGTTGTGGGGAAGGCCCAGCGCATGCCCGAGTTCATGGCAGATGCCGCCGATGAAGATGGAGTTGTACTTGCCGACGGAGATGTCGCCATACTGCCCGTCCTTCACGCGTGGCTCCTTCTTGTCCAGGAAGGCGAGGTTGAGGATGGGAGAGTCCACCTGCCAGGCGGTTCCGTTGCAGTTCGTGCCGCTGGCGTAGTAGGGGCTGTTCTGGGTGATGGTGCGGGTGGCCTGGTCCCAGTTGGCCATGTTGCAGAAGATGACGATCGTTTCCTTCTCCGGATCCAGCCCGGCGGCGTTCAGGGTGGGCAGGCATTCCTTGCGGATGTCGCCACCGGATTCCCGCCCATAGGAGGCGTAGGGCTTCTCGCCCTTCACCACATGGATGACCGGCCTGCCGTCCTTGCCCTTGTCGAACTGGATGCTGCGTGGACCGAACCCGAGCCGGACCATCTCCCGGCCATAGAATTTCCGGATATCCTCCATGATCGCCGACAGCCTCACCACGTATCCAGTGGGTGGCTCACGGTCCGCGGGCGACCAATACACGAGGTGGACCTTCTTTTCCGCTTTCACCGGATCCACGGCTTGCCAATTGCCGAGGATGGAGACGGCGCGGGGTACCTGGTCGGAGATCCTATCCTGTGGGGCATTTGCTGCCAGCATCGCAGGGAGGATGAGGAGCGGAAGAAGGGCGGGTTTTGTCATTCGGAATGGCTACTTGCGGGCTGGCACCAGCTTGGGATCGTCGAGATCCAGGCGGTAGAGGATCTGGTTGTAATTGAAACGCGGAGTGGCGGCCGCTTTGTCTGCGAATTCCGCCGTGTACGTTCCCTCGAACAGGATGAATGGTGCATCCGGGGCGGTGAGTTCGTGTTGGATCCGTGGATTGTAGAAGGTGTAGTTGCGGTGCGACAGCACCTTCACTGCGGTGCTCCATGGTCCCAGCGGTGAATCCGCCTCCGCATACCAGATCTCTCCGAAACCGGACGGCTTTCCATGGTTCTGGGTGAAAATGGTGATCCAGCGCTGCCGGTGGGCGTTCCAGCAGACAGAGCCGCGGTGGGGGGTGATTTCATTTTCCCCCGCATCACGCGGGGAGGAGGGTGCGGGAATCTCCTGCCACTTCGACGGATCCTCCCATCCCTCATAGGTGGCGGGACATTTCATCGAGGGAAAGGGGTCTCCGAACAGCAGCCAATCGCTGCCGTCCTGATCCTTCCACGGGAAGGGATGCCCGCGCGGAATGAGCGGCTTTTTCCCATCCCCCTTCTTCCAGATGCGGTGAACGGAGGTGAAGATCCCGCGCTCATCATCGAAGGCGCACAGGCCGACATCGTATTCGTCCAGGTGGTTCTCGATCTTGGAGTAGGTGGCGACCAGCCGCTCACTGCCGCTGCGGTCCTTCACGCTTGTCATCGCCCCCAGCCAGGTCGGTCCGGGACCTTCCAAAGGGGAGACACCCCGCAGCTTGCCATCCGTCTTCAGGTAGTCGTAGCGGAGTGCGAGGGGGGGCTGAAATTTCGCCAGCGGCAGGAGAGGGGATGTGGCCGCCGTCGAGTTGAAGTTCCCGAGCGGATACTCCGGAATGCTGGTGTCCCCCCACAGCCAAAAAAGCCGGTCCCGGTAGCGGCTCAACAGCACGGAATCACTGCCCATGACCCCGGACTCCCCGATGGGTGCCGTCTCCCCGAGCTTCTCCAGATGGTTGAAAAGTCCCGCCCCCGTCAGCCGTCCCAGCCGCTTGGCGACCATCGTCCGCTCGACCTCGACGCGGGCTTTCTTCCCACGTTCCACCTGCACCCGCACTCCTGCGCTGCCAAAGCCGTCCGCCTTCACCTGATAGCCGTCGGAGGAAACGCCGAGCCAGATCTCCCGGCCGAACAGGTCCGGTTCATCGATGGCGGCGAGGCCCGCATTGTCCGTGAAAATGGAAAGGTGGTGCGTGGTGCGCAGCTCCACCAGCGGCACCGGCCAGCCGTTCTCCCGGTCCACCACCTCGATCCGGAAGGGCTGCTCCGCACCGGCGGCGGGCAGCGCGCACAGCGCCCATGCTGCGGCCTTGCAGGTCAGCAGGACACGGATCATCGTCCGCCTGATGTCGGATTTCTGGTGCAATGGCGGATGGATCGGGGCAGAGGAATTCACGCTCCCTCCTACGGACCGTGGAGTCATTCTTGGTCTGGCTATTTTTGAAACCATGCTCGCCGTGGATGGAAGGCCGAAATTCATCCCGGCGCACCTGAAACGGTGGGAGGAAAGCTGCCACCGGTTGGGCTGGAAGTTCCCGGACATCGGTCTGGAAGCCATCGGCACGGAGCTGCTGGCGCGGAATGGACTGACGCAGGGCAGGGGCAGGCTCCGCCTGACGATGACCTCCGGTTCCGGGTCGGTCTTCACCAAGGACGCCGGCACTGATGCCCTCACCTGGATCACCGCCACCCCGGTGGATGCCCCGCCTGACAGCGTCTCCGTCCTCCTATCCCCATGGCGGCGGAATGAGAGATCGCCGTTGGCCGGGCTGAAAACGGCGTCCTACGCGGAGAACATCCTGGCGCTGGACCATGCCCGCGCCGCCGGGTTCGACGAGACGCTATTCCTCAACACCACGGGCCAACTCTGCGAGGCGGGCACTTCGAATGTCTTCATCGTCCGGGGAGGGCGTGTGCTGACCCCATCGCTCGACAGCGGCTGCCTGCCGGGGGTGATGCGCTCCGTCATCATCGGTCTGATCGGAAAGATGGACCTGACCTGTGTGGAAACGTCCCTCGGAAGCACGGATCTGGAGGAGGCGGACGAAATTTTCCTCACCTCCGCCATCCGCGGACCGGTGCCGGTTTCCCGGTTCGGGCAGCGGGCATTTCCGGCCACTCCGGTGGCGGATTCCGTCCGGGCCGCGTGGCGGGACGAAATTTGCCGCCGCTGAGCGGATGTTTTTGCTTTCTCCACCGTAATCGTTCCCCTCAACCTAGCCGGGCAAACCCCGACTCCATTCAACCATGTCACGTCCTGTCACTCTCTTCACCGGTCAATGGGCAGATCTGCCGCTTGAGAAACTCGCGGCTCTCGCCAATGAAATGGGCTACGATGGCCTGGAACTCGCCTGTTGGGGCGACCACTTCGATGTGGAAGCCGCGCTCGGCAGCAAATCCTACGTGAAGGAAAAGTGGGAGCTGCTCGCCGACCACGGACTGACCTCCTACGCGATCTCCAACCACCTCGTCGGCCAGGCGATCTGCGACAACGTGGATGAGCGGCACAAGTCCATCCTGCCGGAAAGCGTCTGGGGAAATGGTGATCCGGAAGGTGTCCGCAAGCGCGCCGCCAAACACATGGCGAACGCCGCCAAGGCTTGCCGCAAATTCATCGACGCGAAGCCGAAGGGCGACGACTTTGATTTCCCCGCCGTGGTCAACGGCTTTACCGGATCCTCCATCTGGCACTCCATTTACGCCTTCCCTCCGACCAATCAGGCCTACTACGAGAAGGGCTTCAAGGATTTCGCGAAGCGCTTCGGCCCGATCCTCGAGGCCTTCGAGAAAGCGAACGTCAACTTCGGTCTGGAAGTCCACCCGACGGAGATCGCCTTCGACATCGTGTCCGCCCGCCGCGCGCTGGAAGCGGTCGGCAACCACAAGCGCTTCGGCTTCAACTTCGACCCGTCCCATCTCGGCTATCAGGGTGTGGACTACGTCCGGTTCATCCGTGAATTCGGCGACCGCATCTATCACTGCCACATCAAGGACGCATGGTGGGGCCATGGCGACGGCACCGTCGGTGTCTTCGGCGGCCACACCGACTTCGGCGACCCGCGCCGCTACTGGGACTTCCGCTCCCCGGGCCGTGGAGATGTCGATTTCGAGGACGTAATCGTCGCCCTCAACGACGTCAAATACCGTGGACCGCTCTCCGTCGAGTGGGAGGACGGCCGCATGGACCGCGTCCATGGCGGTGCGGAGGCATGCGCCTTCGTCCGTGGCCTCGACTTCCCCGGCAGCGACGTCATTTTCGACGCGGCCTTCGACCGCAAGAACCAATGATTCAATCAAACCGCGAATGCACGCGAATCAACGCGAATAAGAAACTCTTCATTCGTGTCTATTCGCGTTAATTCGCGGTTGAAATACTTCAAGCAACCCATCTAACAGAACACATCATGTCCATCAAAGTAGGAGTCATCGGAGCGGGCGGAATGCTCAAATACCACGCCGCGGGTTTCCGCGCCGCGGGTGCTGAAATCGTGGCTGTCGCCGACCCGGCGCCGGGTGCCGCCGAACGTGCGGCCCAGACCTGGGGCATCGCGAAGCAGTTCGACTCCGTCGACAAGATGCTCGCGGAGTGTCCGGAGCTGGATGCCATCAGCATCATCGTCCCGAACAAATTCCACGCGCCGCTCGCGCTGCAGGGCCTGAAGGCCGGCAAGCACGTCTTCTGCGAAAAGCCCCCGGCCCTCAACGCCACGGAGATGAAGGAACTCATCGCCGCCGCGGAGGCCTCCGGCAAGCGCTTGATGTTCAACTTCAACAACCGCGCCCGTCCGGAGTCGCAGGCGATGAAGAAGTATTGCGAGGACGGTACCGTCGGCACCATCAACTCCGCCCAGGCGAAGTGGATCCGCCGCACCGGCATCCCCGGCTTCGGCGGCTGGTTCACCAGCAAGGCATTCTCCGGTGGTGGCGCGGTCATCGACCTCTGCCACATGATCGACCTGTCCATGTATTTCATGGGCTATCCGGAACCCGCCCATGTGCTCGCCAACACCTTCGACACCTTCATCACAGACAAGGGCTTCAAGGGCCCATGGGGCATCCCTGACCGTGCCGATGGTGTGAACGACGTGGAGGCGGCCGCACACGGCTTCGTCACCTTCAAGACCGGCCAGGTCCTTTCCCTCCAGGTTTCCTGGGCGGAGATGGTCAAGCGCGAGGAAGTCTCCGTCGTGTTCCAAGGCACCAAGGCGGGCGGCAAGGTCGAGCGTCTCTTCGGCCGTGACGGTCTGGATGAAACCGCCATCGACACCTGCGAACTCTACGTCCAGGAGAACGGCAACAGCGTGAACCGCACCATCGTCACCACGGAGTGCGAGGACATGGGCCGCAGCGGCTCCGCCCAGAACTTCATCGAAGCCATCGAAGGCAAGGCCGAGCCGTTCAACGAGCCGGTCCAGGCCCTCCGACTGATGCAGATCATCGACGCGATCTACGAGTCGGCGAAGACCGGTGCTCCTGTCGCGATCTGATATGGATCACAAAGGCCGGGACTTCATCGTCCCGGCCTTCTTCTTTTACCCCAACGTCATTTTTCCTATGAACCGCAAACTCCGCATGGGCATGGTCGGCGGCGGCCGTGGCGCCTTCATCGGCGCCGTCCACCGCATGGCCGCGAACCTCGACGGCCAGATCGAACTGATTGCCGGAAATTTTTCCTCCGACCCGGAGAAGTCGAAACTTTCCGGCGGGGACTTCTACCTAGATCCATCCCGCGTCTATTCGTCCTACGAAGAGATGGCGAAAAGGGAGGGCGCGAAGCCTCCCGGCGAGCGCATCGACTTCGTCAGCATCGTCGCCAGCAACAACCTCCATTTTCCGGTGGCGAAGACGTTTCTGGAGAACGGCATCCATGTGGTGTGCGAGAAGCCGATGACCCTTTCGCTGGAGGAAGCGAAGGAACTGAAAGCGATCGTGGAGAAGTCCGGACTCGTCTTCGCGCTCACGCACAACTACACCGGCTACCCCATGGTGAAGGAAGCCCGTGCCATGGTGAAAGCCGGCAAGCTGGGCCGTTTGCTCAAGGTCGTCGCCGAGTATCCGCAGGGCTACGCGGTCACCAACCTCAAGGAGCAGGAGAACACCAAGATCGGCAGTTGGCGCGCCGACCCAAAGAAAGCCGGTGTTTCGAACTGCATGGCGGACATCGGCATCCATGCGGAGAACCTCGCGCGCTACATCAGCGGACTCCATCTGGAGGAAGTCGCCGCGGATCTCAACACCTTCATCCCCGGCCGTGTGCTGGATGACGATGGCAGCGTGCTGCTGCGCTATGAAGGCGGCGTCCGCGGTGTCCTCTACGCGTCCCAGATTTCCACAGGTGATGAGAATGCGCTCCACGTCCGCATCTACGGCACGGAGGCATCCGTCGAGTGGCACCAGGAACACCCGAACGAGCTGATCGTGAAATTCGCCGACCAACCGCGCCAGGTCTGGCGTCGTGGCAACAGCTACAACGGCCCTGAGGCGCAGAAGAACACCCGCATTCCGTTCGGCCATCCGGAAGGGTTCATCGAGGGCTTCGCCAACATCTACGCCGCGGTGACCGAAGCGGTGCGGGATTCGCTCAAGGGCGAGTTCAAGCCGGGCACCTATGATTTCCCAAGCGTGGATGACGGGGTGGAAGGTCTCGCGTTCATCGAAGCAACGGTGAAATCCTCCGCCGCCAACGCGGCCTGGACGAAGCTGCACTGAACCAATTTCATGCCACCGGTTTGCGTGTCATCCGCACGCAGACCGGATGGGCGATGTTCGCGATGAGGATCGTCCCCAGTCCCACGTAATACATCGGCGTGAGCTGCTTGTATTCGCCGAACAGCAGTGCGGCGGCGATGATGCCGTAGAGCGGCTCGAAGCTGATGGCGAGGTTCACCGTGTAGGCGCTCAGGGTTTTGAGCAGCCGGATGTGGAAGCTGTGGGCGAACACCGTGCAGCCGAGCGCCAGTGTCAGCAGCCACAGCCAGTCGGCACCCTGCCACTGGAGCAGGGATCTTCCCTCTCCCAGCAAGGGGAGCAGGACGAGGGCGGCGGACAGCGCGCCGAGCATCTCCCACATGACCATTGTCAGGGGATCACCACCGGTGGTCACCAACCGTCGGTTCAGCACCGGAAACACGGCCGCGAGGAAGGCACTGAAAAGCGCGACCGCGAGTCCCGCCAGATCCTGCCGCTGGATCGCTCCGGCGATGGTGCCAACGCCGGCGAGGATGAGCAGTCCGAGCAAGACCTCGAACGGGCGCACGCGGCGCTTCTCCAGCCAGGGTTCCGTGAGGGCGGTGAAGAGAGGCATCGCCGCGAGTCCGGCGAGACTGATGGACACGTTTGTCATCTTCACCGCCTGGAAGAAGCTGATCCAGTGAATGCCGACGATCACACCGACTCCGAGCAACGCTCCGGCAGAGGCTTTGCCCGGCCACAATGACTGCCGCCTGACGATGGCCACCCAGGCCGCTGCTCCCAGTGCGGCGATGGAGGTTCTCCAGATGACCACCCCAACTGCAGGGAGCGAAATCACCTCACCCAGCAGCGCGGTGGCTGCCAGCAGGAGGACGAGCAGATGGAGTTGGACGTAGTTCTTCACGGCGGTCGGACCAACCCGTCCGCGGGAACGCGACATCACTCCGGCTTCAGCGCGGTGACGATCACCGTGACGTTATGCTTCACCATTTCCTCGTAGCTGGCAACACCGGTGCCATCGGCGATGAGAGGCCCAGCCAGCTTGATGCCGGTGTCCTTGGTCAGGGTTTGGAGGATCTTGGGGTTGGATTCCTTTTCGGGGAAGATTGCGGCGACCTGGTGTTCCTTCAGGTCGGAGATCAGCTTGGACAGTTCCTTCGGCCCAGGCATCTGCTCGCGGTTGATGCCTTGGACAGGGTGGGCGGTGAACCCGAAGTCCTTGCAGAAGTAATTGAAAGCGGCGTGGGCGGTGGCGAGATGGCGGCGTTCCCTGGGCACTCTCGCGACCTCTTTTTTGGTCCAGCGTTCCAGTTCATCCAGTTTGCCGCGGTAGGCGGCGGCATTCTTCCGGAAATCTTCCGCACCCGCAGGATCCGCC comes from the Luteolibacter sp. SL250 genome and includes:
- a CDS encoding Gfo/Idh/MocA family oxidoreductase; amino-acid sequence: MNRKLRMGMVGGGRGAFIGAVHRMAANLDGQIELIAGNFSSDPEKSKLSGGDFYLDPSRVYSSYEEMAKREGAKPPGERIDFVSIVASNNLHFPVAKTFLENGIHVVCEKPMTLSLEEAKELKAIVEKSGLVFALTHNYTGYPMVKEARAMVKAGKLGRLLKVVAEYPQGYAVTNLKEQENTKIGSWRADPKKAGVSNCMADIGIHAENLARYISGLHLEEVAADLNTFIPGRVLDDDGSVLLRYEGGVRGVLYASQISTGDENALHVRIYGTEASVEWHQEHPNELIVKFADQPRQVWRRGNSYNGPEAQKNTRIPFGHPEGFIEGFANIYAAVTEAVRDSLKGEFKPGTYDFPSVDDGVEGLAFIEATVKSSAANAAWTKLH
- a CDS encoding DMT family transporter, which gives rise to MKNYVQLHLLVLLLAATALLGEVISLPAVGVVIWRTSIAALGAAAWVAIVRRQSLWPGKASAGALLGVGVIVGIHWISFFQAVKMTNVSISLAGLAAMPLFTALTEPWLEKRRVRPFEVLLGLLILAGVGTIAGAIQRQDLAGLAVALFSAFLAAVFPVLNRRLVTTGGDPLTMVMWEMLGALSAALVLLPLLGEGRSLLQWQGADWLWLLTLALGCTVFAHSFHIRLLKTLSAYTVNLAISFEPLYGIIAAALLFGEYKQLTPMYYVGLGTILIANIAHPVCVRMTRKPVA
- a CDS encoding Gfo/Idh/MocA family oxidoreductase, producing the protein MSIKVGVIGAGGMLKYHAAGFRAAGAEIVAVADPAPGAAERAAQTWGIAKQFDSVDKMLAECPELDAISIIVPNKFHAPLALQGLKAGKHVFCEKPPALNATEMKELIAAAEASGKRLMFNFNNRARPESQAMKKYCEDGTVGTINSAQAKWIRRTGIPGFGGWFTSKAFSGGGAVIDLCHMIDLSMYFMGYPEPAHVLANTFDTFITDKGFKGPWGIPDRADGVNDVEAAAHGFVTFKTGQVLSLQVSWAEMVKREEVSVVFQGTKAGGKVERLFGRDGLDETAIDTCELYVQENGNSVNRTIVTTECEDMGRSGSAQNFIEAIEGKAEPFNEPVQALRLMQIIDAIYESAKTGAPVAI
- a CDS encoding sugar phosphate isomerase/epimerase gives rise to the protein MSRPVTLFTGQWADLPLEKLAALANEMGYDGLELACWGDHFDVEAALGSKSYVKEKWELLADHGLTSYAISNHLVGQAICDNVDERHKSILPESVWGNGDPEGVRKRAAKHMANAAKACRKFIDAKPKGDDFDFPAVVNGFTGSSIWHSIYAFPPTNQAYYEKGFKDFAKRFGPILEAFEKANVNFGLEVHPTEIAFDIVSARRALEAVGNHKRFGFNFDPSHLGYQGVDYVRFIREFGDRIYHCHIKDAWWGHGDGTVGVFGGHTDFGDPRRYWDFRSPGRGDVDFEDVIVALNDVKYRGPLSVEWEDGRMDRVHGGAEACAFVRGLDFPGSDVIFDAAFDRKNQ
- a CDS encoding aminotransferase class IV — translated: MLAVDGRPKFIPAHLKRWEESCHRLGWKFPDIGLEAIGTELLARNGLTQGRGRLRLTMTSGSGSVFTKDAGTDALTWITATPVDAPPDSVSVLLSPWRRNERSPLAGLKTASYAENILALDHARAAGFDETLFLNTTGQLCEAGTSNVFIVRGGRVLTPSLDSGCLPGVMRSVIIGLIGKMDLTCVETSLGSTDLEEADEIFLTSAIRGPVPVSRFGQRAFPATPVADSVRAAWRDEICRR
- a CDS encoding NPCBM/NEW2 domain-containing protein, producing MTKPALLPLLILPAMLAANAPQDRISDQVPRAVSILGNWQAVDPVKAEKKVHLVYWSPADREPPTGYVVRLSAIMEDIRKFYGREMVRLGFGPRSIQFDKGKDGRPVIHVVKGEKPYASYGRESGGDIRKECLPTLNAAGLDPEKETIVIFCNMANWDQATRTITQNSPYYASGTNCNGTAWQVDSPILNLAFLDKKEPRVKDGQYGDISVGKYNSIFIGGICHELGHALGLPHNCERPDEKEAFGTALMGSGNRSYGDQLRGEGKGSFLTLAHGLRLASHPIFSGSAKGIDTPANATPTDIRITNHGKSFSFSANVVADPPVYAVVGYMDPAGGGDYDATTCTAVPDSSGNFTLEADALTPGKAGVFRVVMLQANGAASSFASPTARFIFPYRLEKDGTVNTSAAEAAVILRPLLAEVAAASTMAARDSLRKIADAKPDPKVLEAGEVIAASLGFRAGKAPADESGNPCLLSEASMTGSKVGYGKAKPNRLPDDALLLSCGARLFSRGIYAHAPASHRWDLGGKWKTLKGHAGFPDGISSGSCEFVIKGDGKELWRSGKTTPGTLRSYELAMDGVKELEFTVEDAGDGIQSDWGCWFEPELSL